A stretch of the Lolium perenne isolate Kyuss_39 chromosome 3, Kyuss_2.0, whole genome shotgun sequence genome encodes the following:
- the LOC127344221 gene encoding protein NRT1/ PTR FAMILY 5.10, with product MDSGALLPQGDPSTVIKPGGGGGWPAALFLIAVEFVERVGFYGVNGNLIMYLTGPLGLSTAAAGVNAWAGTACMLPLLGALVADSWIGRYRAVVAAGVLYLVSFGMLTASSMAPTPRPHEPTACQDASAACSPPASPARTAFFYATIYLVALAQGFHKPNAQALGADQFPTSAPDGVASRSSFFNWLHFSMSWGYIVAVVALSYVQDNVGWAAGFGASWGMMLVSLSVFLLGTRMYRAERPRDRRALSRLTKTFAATARACADWIFRRRGTMDTECSSPTPKEQDGKRVLVKLLPIWMTSVVYGMVIAQVSTLFTKQGSTMDRRIGGLVVPPAALQSFTGLAIIASVPLYDRAFVPLARRVTRHPSGITMLQRIGAGMAMASVAMAVAALVEAARLRAASDAGLVDRPQVAVPMSLWWMVPQYVLIGLADVFTIIGLEEFFYSQVPEALRSVGLALSLSAMGVGSYASGILVSATDWVTKRTGGSWFSENLNLAHLDYFYWVLAGLAALEVFVFLYLAKGYVYTDRCELDDTSA from the exons ATGGACTCCGGCGCGCTCCTACCTCAAGGTGATCCGTCCACCGTCATCAAACCCGGTGGCGGGGGCGGATGGCCGGCCGCGCTCTTCCTCATCG CGGTGGAGTTCGTGGAGCGCGTGGGGTTCTACGGCGTGAACGGCAACCTGATCATGTACCTCACCGGCCCGCTGGGTCTGTCCACCGCGGCTGCCGGCGTGAACGCGTGGGCTGGCACCGCGTGCATGCTGCCGCTCCTCGGCGCGCTCGTCGCCGACTCCTGGATCGGCCGGTACCGTGCCGTCGTGGCCGCCGGCGTCCTCTACCTCGTG AGCTTTGGGATGCTGACGGCCTCATCCATGGCACCAACACCTCGCCCTCACGAACCAACTGCATGTCAAGACGCATCCGCCGCCTGCTCGCCCCCGGCATCCCCTGCCCGCACAGCGTTCTTCTACGCGACGATCTACCTGGTGGCGCTGGCGCAGGGCTTCCACAAGCCGAACGCGCAGGCCCTCGGTGCCGACCAGTTCCCCACGAGCGCCCCGGACGGCGTCGCGTCCAGGAGCTCCTTCTTCAACTGGCTCCACTTCTCCATGTCCTGGGGctacatcgtcgccgtcgtcgcgctGAGCTACGTGCAGGACAATGTTGGCTGGGCCGCCGGGTTCGGCGCGTCCTGGGGCATGATGCTCGTGTCCCTGTCCGTCTTCTTGCTCGGCACGCGAATGTACCGTGCGGAGCGGCCACGCGACCGCCGTGCTCTCTCGCGGCTAACCAAAACGTTCGCGGCCACGGCGCGAGCATGCGCGGACTGGATCTTTCGTCGCAGGGGCACCATGGATACTGAATG CAGTTCACCGACGCCAAAAGAGCAGGACGGCAAGAGGGTTCTGGTCAAGCTGCTTCCGATATGGATGACCAGCGTCGTGTACGGAATGGTCATAGCGCAGGTCTCCACCCTCTTCACGAAGCAGGGCAGCACCATGGACCGGCGCATCGGGGGCCTCGTCGTGCCACCCGCCGCGCTGCAGAGCTTCACCGGCCTCGCCATCATCGCCTCCGTCCCCTTGTACGACCGCGCCTTCGTGCCCCTCGCGAGGCGCGTCACCAGGCACCCTTCCGGGATCACGATGCTCCAGCGCATCGGcgctggcatggccatggcatcCGTCGCCATGGCCGTCGCGGCGCTCGTGGAAGCCGCGCGCCTCCGCGCGGCCAGTGACGCTGGCCTTGTCGACCGTCCGCAGGTGGCCGTGCCGATGAGCCTGTGGTGGATGGTGCCGCAGTACGTCCTGATCGGACTCGCAGACGTGTTCACCATCATCGGCCTCGAGGAGTTCTTCTACAGCCAGGTGCCCGAAGCGCTCCGGAGCGTCGGCCTCGCGCTCTCCCTGAGCGCCATGGGCGTTGGGAGCTACGCCAGCGGCATACTCGTCTCGGCGACCGACTGGGTAACGAAGAGGACGGGGGGTAGCTGGTTTTCGGAAAATCTAAACCTTGCGCACCTCGACTACTTCTACTGGGTTCTGGCCGGGCTTGCAGCTCTCGAGGTGTTCGTCTTCTTGTATCTCGCCAAGGGATACGTCTACACTGACAGATGCGAACTCGATGACACGAGTGCCTGA